Within the Cyanobium sp. ATX 6F1 genome, the region GCTCGGGAAGCTGCGGGGCATCTACCTGGTGGACATCGCCTGCATGGTGGTGCTGATCCTGGTGCTGGCCCTGCGGCCCCTGCCTGTGGCCCAACCCCTGGCCGCCGCCGCCGGCCGTTCAGGGCGCTGGTGGTTGGCGCTGCTGCCGATGCTGGGGGTGACGGTGCTGGCCACAGCGATGCCGGTCCTGCTGCAGAGCGCCCTGCCCCTCGACCTGCTGCGCGGCGGGCTTGCGCGTGCACCGATGGCCGAGCAGTTGGGCAGCCTGCTGATCGGACTGCAACTGGTCCTGCTGCTGCTGCTCCAGTGGCCGGTGGGCCGTGCCCTGGCGGACCGGCCGGTGCGCTTCGGCCTGGGACTGAGCCTGATCTGTTTCGCCCTCGGCAATGGCCTGCTGGCCCTCTCCGCCTTTGGGCAGGCCAGCACCGCGGTGCTGCTGCTGGCCCAGCTGCCCCTGGCCCTGGGGGAGGCGGCGTTCCTCCCCACCGCCACCGAGGCGGTGGTGGAACTCAGCCCGCCGGAGCACAAGGGTCTGGCGATGGCCCTGTTCTCCCAGTGCTTTGCCCTCAGTGCCTTCGTGGCGCCCCTGGTGGCCGGCCAACTGCTGGACCGCCAGGGCCACGGGGTGGGGCTCTGGTCGCTGATGGGGGTGCTTTGTCTGGCGGGGCTGGGGCTGGTGAGGCAGTTACGCCCCAGGGTCAGGCTTGGCACCTGAACCAGGCACCCAGGCTTCGTGGGGCAGCGGTTCGGTGCCGTACTCCCAGTCGTCGTAATCGGGGTCGTTGCGGATGCGCTGGTGCAGTTCCTTCTGCACCTCGAAGTTGTGGGGATGCTCTTCCGGGGCAGCGGGTTCGGAGGCAGCTGATCTGGACGCAGCGGGTTCGTGATTCACACTCATGGCCAGCCGGGATCTGTTGCACCGATTCTCACCGACGATCGGCGCCATCCGCAGGCGTGAAGCATTCAGGTCATGGACGATCCCTCCTTTCAGTCGATTCCGGCCAACCCCTTCATCACACCGGTCCCAACGGACTTCCTCTGGGGCGTGGCCACGGCGGCTTATCAGGTGGAGGGTCACACCAGCGGCAATGACTGGGCCCGCTTCGAGACGATTCCAGGAATGATCAAGGGCGGCGCCCGCAGTGGAGCCGCCGCCGACCATTGGAACCGTGTCTCCGAAGACGTCGGGCTGATCAAGGCGCTGGGGGCCAATGCCCACCGGTTCTCGATCGAGTGGAGCCGCCTTGAGCCCGCCCCCGGCCACTGGGATCAGCGGGCCTGGGACCACTACGCCGACGAGATCGCCCAGTTGCGTGCGGTTGGCATCGAGCCGATGCTCACCCTGCTGCACTTCACCCTGCCCGGATGGCTGGCGGAGCGCGGCGGGCTGGTGGCTGAGGAGTTTCCCCAGCGCCTGGAGAGCTTCGCCGCCGAGGCCGGGCGTCGCCTCGGTGCGGACGTGCGCTTCTGGTGCACCCTCAACGAGCCGAATGTGCAGATGTTCTACGGCTATGTGAACGGCCTATGGCCGCCGGGTCTGCGGGATAAAGCCCTGGCGGTCCGGGCCTTCGCCGGTCTGCTGCGGGGCCATGCCCTCGCCGCCCGTGCCCTGCGGGCGGCCTGCCCTGGGGCGCAGATCGGCGCCGCCATGCATCTGGTGGTCGCGGAGCCCCTTCGGCGCTGGTGGCCGCTGGATCGCCTGGCGACGCGCCTGCTGGAAACCGGCTTCAACTGGGCCTTCTACGACTCGATCCAGCGGGGTGCCCTGCAGCTGAGGCTGCCGGGATTCCCCGTGCTCGATGAGGCGATGGCCGAGCTCGCCGGTTCCGCCGATTTCGTGGGCGTCAACTTCTACCGGCGCCACCTGGTGCGCTTCGCTCCTGAGGCCCCGACGATGGTGGAGTTGCGATCGGGCCCGGGACCGCTCAGCGACGCCGGCGTCGAGATCCATCCCCAGGGGTTGCTGACGATCCTGCGGCGGGTCTGGAACCGTTACCAGCTGCCGGTGATGATCACCGAAAACGGC harbors:
- a CDS encoding glycoside hydrolase family 1 protein, yielding MDDPSFQSIPANPFITPVPTDFLWGVATAAYQVEGHTSGNDWARFETIPGMIKGGARSGAAADHWNRVSEDVGLIKALGANAHRFSIEWSRLEPAPGHWDQRAWDHYADEIAQLRAVGIEPMLTLLHFTLPGWLAERGGLVAEEFPQRLESFAAEAGRRLGADVRFWCTLNEPNVQMFYGYVNGLWPPGLRDKALAVRAFAGLLRGHALAARALRAACPGAQIGAAMHLVVAEPLRRWWPLDRLATRLLETGFNWAFYDSIQRGALQLRLPGFPVLDEAMAELAGSADFVGVNFYRRHLVRFAPEAPTMVELRSGPGPLSDAGVEIHPQGLLTILRRVWNRYQLPVMITENGVADAAGRLRGPYLRSHAYAMAWAMAEGIPVKGYFHWSLLDNFEWTDGYTLRFGLYGVDFATQERRWGPGAEEFRRLAALLAAQRP
- a CDS encoding MFS transporter, with amino-acid sequence MPLREVALIRLIASVGAGGVLYLTPMVFHAVRVSATGVGSGLAAAALAGTLSRFFSGWLLDRGLNGAVPVQLAALLSLLADTQLLLADGFGGYLRGQLLLGVAMGLYWPAIELAVAQSCGSFPSSRGFALARSADAAGIATGALAGALLSQLGKLRGIYLVDIACMVVLILVLALRPLPVAQPLAAAAGRSGRWWLALLPMLGVTVLATAMPVLLQSALPLDLLRGGLARAPMAEQLGSLLIGLQLVLLLLLQWPVGRALADRPVRFGLGLSLICFALGNGLLALSAFGQASTAVLLLAQLPLALGEAAFLPTATEAVVELSPPEHKGLAMALFSQCFALSAFVAPLVAGQLLDRQGHGVGLWSLMGVLCLAGLGLVRQLRPRVRLGT